The Streptomyces avermitilis MA-4680 = NBRC 14893 genome contains a region encoding:
- a CDS encoding TIGR03842 family LLM class F420-dependent oxidoreductase, whose product MDFGLVLQTDPPASRVISLMKRAERNGFRYGWTFDSAVLWQEPFVIYSQILANTQKLTVGPMVTNPGTRTWEVTASTFATLNDMFGNRTVCGIGRGDSAMRVAGRKPNTLARISGAMKVIRALGRGDEADLGGTVVKFPWVKPGAELPVWMAAYGPKALKMTGEEADGFILQLADLYLTEYMVKAVKDAAVAAGRDPSEVRICVAAPAYVTADDSPEALAHAREQCRWFGGMVGNHVADLVSKYGEHSAAVPDELTDYIKAREGYDYSHHGRTDNPDTAFVPDEIVDRFCLIGTVEQHIEKLNALRELGVDQFAVYDMHDAQEAVIDAYGTKIIPAVNGPQ is encoded by the coding sequence ATGGACTTCGGACTCGTCCTGCAGACCGACCCGCCGGCCTCGCGTGTCATCAGCCTGATGAAGCGGGCCGAACGCAACGGCTTCCGCTACGGCTGGACTTTCGACTCGGCCGTGCTGTGGCAGGAACCGTTCGTGATCTACAGTCAGATTCTCGCCAACACGCAGAAGTTGACGGTCGGCCCCATGGTGACGAACCCGGGCACCCGCACCTGGGAGGTCACCGCCTCCACCTTCGCGACGCTGAACGACATGTTCGGCAACCGCACGGTGTGCGGCATCGGCCGTGGCGACTCCGCGATGCGCGTCGCCGGGCGCAAGCCCAACACCCTCGCCCGTATAAGCGGTGCCATGAAGGTGATCCGTGCCCTCGGCCGCGGCGATGAGGCCGACCTCGGCGGTACGGTCGTCAAGTTCCCGTGGGTCAAGCCGGGCGCCGAACTCCCGGTCTGGATGGCCGCTTACGGCCCGAAGGCCCTGAAGATGACCGGCGAGGAGGCGGACGGGTTCATCCTCCAGCTGGCCGACCTCTATCTGACGGAGTACATGGTCAAGGCCGTCAAGGACGCGGCCGTGGCGGCCGGGCGCGACCCGTCCGAGGTCAGGATCTGCGTCGCCGCGCCGGCGTACGTCACGGCGGACGACTCGCCCGAGGCGCTCGCCCACGCGCGCGAGCAGTGCCGTTGGTTCGGCGGGATGGTCGGCAACCATGTCGCCGATCTCGTCTCCAAGTACGGCGAGCACTCCGCCGCCGTACCCGACGAACTCACCGACTACATCAAGGCCCGCGAGGGCTACGACTACTCCCACCACGGGCGTACCGACAACCCCGACACCGCGTTCGTGCCGGACGAGATCGTCGACCGGTTCTGCCTGATCGGCACGGTCGAGCAGCACATCGAGAAGCTGAACGCCCTGCGTGAGCTGGGCGTCGACCAGTTCGCCGTCTACGACATGCACGACGCGCAGGAAGCCGTCATCGACGCCTACGGGACGAAGATCATCCCGGCCGTCAACGGCCCGCAGTAA
- the hydA gene encoding dihydropyrimidinase — MSRTVIRGGLVVTASDEIHADVLIEDGRIVALAASGTPAAEAWTAERTIDATGKYVIPGGVDAHTHMELPFGGTFASDSFETGTRAAAWGGTTTIVDFAVQSVGHSLREGLDAWNAKADGKCAIDYAFHMIVSDVNNETLKEMDLLVEEGVTSFKQFMAYPGVFYSDDGQILRAMQRSAENGGLIMMHAENGIAIDVLVEQALARGETDPRYHGEVRKALLEAEATHRAIKLAQVAGAPLYVVHVSAQEAVAELARARDEGLNVFGETCPQYLFLSTDNLAEPDFEGAKYVCSTPLRPKQHQAALWRGLRTNDLQVVSTDHCPFCFVGQKELGRGDFSKIPNGLPGVENRMDLLHQAVVDGHISRRRWIEIACATPARMFGLYPKKGTIAPGADADVVIYDPHAEQIISAETHHMNVDYSAYEGRRVTGRVETVLSRGEPVITEREFTGRAGHGVYTPRSTCQYLN; from the coding sequence ATGAGCCGTACCGTCATCCGCGGTGGCCTCGTCGTCACCGCGTCCGACGAGATCCACGCCGACGTCCTGATCGAGGACGGCCGCATCGTCGCCCTCGCCGCCTCGGGCACCCCGGCCGCCGAGGCCTGGACGGCCGAGCGGACCATCGACGCCACCGGAAAGTACGTGATTCCGGGCGGAGTCGACGCCCACACCCACATGGAACTGCCCTTCGGCGGCACCTTCGCCTCCGACTCCTTCGAGACGGGTACGCGGGCCGCGGCCTGGGGCGGTACGACGACGATCGTCGACTTCGCGGTGCAGAGCGTGGGCCATTCGCTGCGCGAGGGCCTGGACGCCTGGAACGCCAAGGCCGATGGCAAGTGCGCCATCGACTACGCCTTCCACATGATCGTCTCGGACGTCAACAACGAGACGCTGAAGGAGATGGACCTCCTCGTCGAGGAGGGCGTCACCTCCTTCAAGCAGTTCATGGCCTATCCCGGCGTCTTCTACAGCGACGACGGCCAGATCCTGCGCGCCATGCAGCGCTCCGCCGAGAACGGCGGCCTGATCATGATGCACGCCGAGAACGGCATCGCGATCGACGTGCTGGTCGAGCAGGCGCTGGCCCGCGGTGAGACCGACCCCCGGTATCACGGCGAGGTCCGCAAGGCCCTGCTGGAGGCCGAGGCCACCCACCGCGCCATCAAGCTCGCGCAGGTCGCGGGCGCTCCGCTGTACGTCGTGCACGTCTCGGCGCAGGAAGCGGTCGCCGAGCTGGCACGGGCGCGCGACGAGGGACTGAACGTCTTCGGCGAGACCTGTCCGCAGTACCTGTTCCTGTCGACCGACAACCTCGCCGAGCCCGACTTCGAGGGCGCCAAGTACGTGTGCAGCACGCCTCTTCGCCCCAAACAGCACCAGGCCGCGTTGTGGCGCGGGTTGCGCACCAACGACCTCCAGGTCGTCTCCACCGACCACTGCCCCTTCTGCTTCGTCGGCCAGAAGGAGCTCGGCCGGGGCGACTTCTCCAAGATCCCCAACGGTCTGCCGGGGGTCGAGAACCGTATGGACCTGCTCCACCAGGCCGTCGTCGACGGGCACATCTCGCGCCGCCGCTGGATCGAGATCGCCTGCGCCACCCCGGCCCGGATGTTCGGCCTGTACCCGAAGAAGGGGACCATCGCGCCGGGCGCCGACGCCGATGTCGTCATCTACGACCCGCACGCCGAGCAGATCATCTCGGCCGAGACGCACCACATGAACGTCGACTACTCGGCGTACGAGGGCAGGCGCGTCACGGGACGGGTCGAGACCGTGCTCTCGCGGGGCGAACCGGTCATCACCGAGCGGGAGTTCACCGGGCGCGCGGGGCATGGCGTCTACACCCCCCGCTCCACCTGTCAGTACCTGAACTAG
- a CDS encoding nitrilase-related carbon-nitrogen hydrolase yields the protein MSRVIRAAVFQTAWTGDKESMIQVHEQAVRDAAAQGAQVLCFQELFYGPYFCQVQDKAFYEYAEQIPHGPIVKRFQALARELGIVLVLPMYEEEQPGVLYNTAAVIDADGSYLGKYRKTHIPQVEGFWEKFYFRPGNSGWPVFDTAVGRIGVYICYDRHFPEGWRALGLAGAEIVFNPSATSRGLSGYLWQLEQPAAAVANEYFVGAINRVGVEELGDNDFYGTSYFVDPEAQFVGEVASDKETELVVRDLDLAKLREVRDRWQFYRDRAPGAYGPLTAP from the coding sequence ATGAGCAGAGTGATCCGCGCCGCCGTCTTCCAGACCGCATGGACCGGCGACAAGGAATCGATGATCCAGGTCCACGAGCAGGCGGTCCGCGACGCGGCCGCACAGGGCGCACAGGTCCTGTGTTTCCAGGAGCTGTTCTACGGTCCCTACTTCTGCCAGGTCCAGGACAAGGCGTTCTACGAGTACGCCGAGCAGATCCCGCACGGCCCGATCGTCAAGCGCTTCCAGGCGCTGGCCAGGGAACTGGGCATCGTCCTGGTCCTGCCGATGTACGAGGAGGAGCAGCCCGGCGTCCTCTACAACACCGCGGCCGTGATCGACGCCGACGGCTCGTACCTGGGCAAGTACCGCAAGACCCACATTCCGCAGGTCGAGGGATTCTGGGAGAAGTTCTACTTCCGCCCCGGCAACAGCGGGTGGCCGGTCTTCGACACCGCCGTCGGCAGGATCGGTGTCTACATCTGCTACGACCGTCACTTCCCGGAGGGCTGGCGGGCGCTGGGCCTGGCGGGCGCCGAGATCGTGTTCAACCCGTCGGCCACCTCGCGCGGTCTGTCCGGCTACCTCTGGCAGCTGGAGCAGCCGGCGGCGGCGGTCGCCAACGAGTACTTCGTCGGCGCCATCAACCGCGTGGGCGTCGAGGAGCTGGGCGACAACGACTTCTACGGGACCTCGTACTTCGTGGACCCGGAGGCGCAGTTCGTCGGCGAGGTGGCGAGCGACAAGGAGACCGAACTCGTCGTCCGCGACCTGGACCTGGCCAAGCTGCGGGAAGTGCGCGACCGCTGGCAGTTCTACCGCGACCGCGCCCCGGGCGCGTACGGGCCCCTGACCGCTCCGTAG
- a CDS encoding PucR family transcriptional regulator: MTTALEPALSVRQVLTLDRVLAGEPEVVAGAGHLDRPVRWVHVAEAADVGVMLTGGEMVLTTGVLLAGDPEAQAEYIRSLHRAEAAAVVLGLGRAFPAPPDVMRRAAERCGLPMVVLHRPFPFAELTEEVQSRLVRQKFAAVSLSEAVRTALTGLITAGAPLQRMLDEIAGHAACPVVVTNLAHRVLATAGERSAVDDVLRDWERIARQAGGSEGAGWVRAELGGRGERWGRIVLCGYRGDAATGRLLADRAAEALVLHRMLGGSAHTWEEQSAQGLLTDLVSGVVPARQLLPRARAAGLPVNRRTFVPLVVRDGEPPVLDRVLRMLGLPGLVAELADGATAVLLSLARDQDAEALSAHFATRLRTESGASGTVVAAADPRTAWDDVPAGLREAQHVADAVAENSAVLDLPAVVRLRDVHLRGLIRLLRDDPYVQSFAERELNGLLCGRDAESDLLPVLRTYLATGRNKSRTAQLHHVSRPALYRRLEAIQARLGVDLDDFEQAASVHIALLAHDAQQG; encoded by the coding sequence ATGACCACCGCCCTGGAACCCGCCCTGTCGGTACGCCAGGTCCTCACCCTGGACCGGGTACTCGCCGGAGAGCCCGAGGTGGTGGCCGGCGCCGGTCACCTCGACCGGCCCGTGCGCTGGGTGCACGTCGCCGAGGCCGCCGACGTCGGAGTGATGCTCACCGGCGGCGAGATGGTCCTCACCACCGGGGTGCTGCTGGCCGGCGACCCGGAGGCGCAGGCCGAGTACATCCGCTCGCTGCACCGCGCGGAGGCCGCGGCCGTCGTCCTCGGACTCGGCCGGGCCTTCCCGGCGCCGCCGGACGTGATGCGCCGGGCCGCGGAGCGCTGCGGTCTGCCCATGGTGGTGCTCCACCGGCCCTTCCCGTTCGCCGAGTTGACGGAAGAGGTCCAATCCCGGCTCGTACGACAGAAGTTCGCGGCCGTCAGCCTGTCCGAGGCGGTACGCACGGCGCTCACCGGACTCATCACGGCGGGCGCTCCTCTGCAGCGGATGCTCGACGAGATCGCCGGGCACGCCGCCTGTCCCGTCGTCGTCACCAATCTCGCGCACCGCGTCCTCGCCACGGCGGGGGAGCGGTCCGCGGTCGACGACGTGTTGCGTGACTGGGAGCGCATAGCGCGTCAGGCGGGCGGCAGCGAGGGCGCCGGCTGGGTCCGGGCCGAGCTGGGCGGGCGGGGTGAGCGCTGGGGCCGGATCGTACTGTGCGGATACCGCGGCGACGCCGCCACGGGGCGCCTGCTCGCCGACCGGGCCGCCGAGGCGCTGGTCCTGCACCGGATGCTCGGCGGCTCCGCCCACACCTGGGAGGAGCAGTCCGCGCAGGGCCTGCTGACGGACCTCGTCTCCGGTGTCGTACCGGCCCGTCAGCTCCTGCCGCGTGCGCGGGCCGCCGGACTGCCCGTCAACCGCCGGACTTTCGTGCCGCTCGTCGTACGGGACGGGGAGCCGCCCGTGCTCGACCGCGTCCTGCGCATGCTGGGGCTGCCCGGACTCGTCGCCGAACTGGCCGACGGAGCCACCGCCGTGCTGCTCAGCCTCGCCCGGGACCAGGACGCGGAGGCACTCTCGGCGCACTTCGCCACCCGGCTGCGTACGGAGTCCGGGGCGAGCGGGACCGTGGTCGCCGCCGCCGATCCGCGTACCGCCTGGGACGACGTGCCCGCCGGGCTGCGTGAGGCCCAGCACGTGGCCGACGCCGTGGCCGAGAACTCGGCCGTGCTGGACCTGCCGGCCGTGGTGCGCCTGAGGGACGTCCATCTGCGCGGTCTGATCCGGCTGCTGCGGGACGACCCGTACGTCCAGTCCTTCGCCGAGCGCGAGCTGAACGGGCTGCTGTGCGGACGCGACGCCGAGTCGGACCTGCTGCCCGTACTGCGCACCTATCTGGCCACCGGCCGCAACAAGTCCCGCACCGCGCAGCTCCACCACGTCAGCCGGCCCGCGCTCTACCGCAGGCTGGAGGCCATCCAGGCGCGGCTCGGCGTCGACCTCGACGACTTCGAACAGGCCGCCTCCGTCCACATCGCGCTGCTCGCACACGATGCCCAACAGGGGTGA
- a CDS encoding aspartate aminotransferase family protein, whose translation MSDLYGRHRSVLPDWLALYYADPIEITHGEGRHVWDAAGNRYLDFFGGILTTMTAHALPEITKAVSEQAGRIVHSSTLYLNRPMVELAERIAQLSGIPDARVFFTTSGTEANDTALLLATTYRQSNQILAMRNSYHGRSFSAVGITGNKGWSPTSLSPLQTLYVHGGVRTRGPYAELGDADFIAACVEDLKDLLGHIRPPAALIAEPVQGVGGFTAPPDGLYAAFREVLQEQGILWIADEVQTGWGRTGEHFWGWQAHGQSGPPDILTFAKGIGNGMSIGGVVARADIMNCLDANSISTFGGTQITMAAGLANLIYLLEHDLQGNARRVGGLLIERLRAIGAQLPVVREVRGRGLMIGIELVKPGTDEANPQAASAVLEAAREAGLLLGKGGAHNTSALRIAPPLSLTVAEAEEGAAILDRALRSV comes from the coding sequence GTGAGCGACCTGTACGGGCGTCACCGGTCCGTCCTGCCCGACTGGCTCGCGCTCTACTACGCGGACCCGATCGAGATCACCCACGGCGAGGGCCGCCACGTCTGGGACGCGGCAGGCAACAGGTATCTCGACTTCTTCGGCGGCATCCTCACCACCATGACCGCGCACGCGCTGCCCGAGATCACCAAGGCGGTGAGCGAGCAGGCCGGGCGGATCGTCCACTCCTCGACCCTCTACCTCAACCGGCCGATGGTCGAACTCGCGGAGCGGATCGCCCAGTTGTCGGGCATCCCGGACGCCCGGGTCTTCTTCACCACGTCCGGCACCGAGGCCAACGACACCGCGCTGCTGCTGGCGACGACGTACCGGCAGAGCAACCAGATCCTGGCGATGCGCAACAGCTACCACGGCCGCTCGTTCAGCGCGGTCGGCATCACCGGCAACAAGGGCTGGTCGCCCACCTCGCTGTCACCCCTGCAGACGCTGTACGTGCACGGTGGCGTCCGCACCCGCGGCCCGTACGCCGAACTCGGCGACGCCGACTTCATCGCGGCCTGCGTGGAGGACCTGAAGGACCTGCTCGGCCACATCCGCCCGCCCGCCGCCCTGATCGCCGAACCCGTCCAGGGCGTCGGCGGCTTCACCGCACCGCCCGACGGGCTGTACGCGGCCTTCCGGGAGGTACTCCAGGAGCAGGGCATCCTGTGGATCGCCGACGAGGTGCAGACCGGCTGGGGCCGCACCGGCGAGCACTTCTGGGGCTGGCAGGCACACGGGCAGAGCGGCCCGCCGGACATCCTCACCTTCGCCAAGGGCATCGGCAACGGCATGTCCATCGGTGGCGTCGTCGCCCGCGCCGACATCATGAACTGCCTGGACGCCAACTCCATTTCGACCTTCGGCGGCACCCAGATCACCATGGCGGCCGGCCTCGCCAACCTCATCTACCTCCTCGAACACGATCTCCAGGGCAATGCCCGGCGCGTGGGCGGCCTGCTCATCGAGCGGCTGCGGGCCATCGGCGCGCAGCTTCCCGTCGTACGGGAGGTGCGTGGGCGCGGGCTCATGATCGGCATCGAGCTGGTCAAGCCCGGCACCGACGAGGCGAACCCGCAGGCGGCGTCCGCCGTGCTCGAAGCCGCCCGTGAGGCGGGCCTGCTGCTCGGCAAGGGCGGCGCCCACAACACCAGCGCGCTGCGCATCGCCCCGCCGCTCTCGCTCACCGTCGCCGAGGCGGAAGAGGGCGCCGCGATCCTCGACCGCGCCCTGAGGAGTGTCTGA
- a CDS encoding nitrilase-related carbon-nitrogen hydrolase: MAHVVRAALVQATWTGDTESMIAKHVEHAREAARQGAKVIGFQEVFNAPYFCQVQEPEHYRWAEPVPDGPTVVRMQELARETGMVIVVPVFEVEQSGFYFNTAAVIDADGTYLGKYRKHHIPQVKGFWEKYYFKPGNMGWPVFDTAVGKVGVYICYDRHFPEGWRQLGLNGAQLVYNPSATSRGLSAYLWQLEQPAAAVANEYFIAAINRVGQEEYGDNDFYGTSYFVDPRGQFVGEVASDKSEELVVRDLDFDVIDEVRQQWAFYRDRRPDAYEGLVRP, from the coding sequence ATGGCCCACGTCGTACGCGCCGCACTGGTCCAGGCGACCTGGACCGGTGACACCGAATCCATGATCGCCAAGCATGTGGAGCACGCCCGCGAGGCGGCCCGGCAGGGCGCGAAGGTGATCGGTTTCCAGGAGGTCTTCAACGCCCCCTACTTCTGTCAGGTCCAGGAGCCCGAGCACTACCGCTGGGCCGAGCCGGTACCGGACGGACCCACGGTGGTTCGTATGCAGGAGCTCGCGCGCGAGACCGGCATGGTGATCGTCGTGCCCGTGTTCGAGGTGGAGCAGTCCGGCTTCTACTTCAACACCGCGGCCGTGATCGACGCCGACGGCACCTACCTGGGCAAGTACCGCAAGCACCACATCCCCCAGGTGAAGGGCTTCTGGGAGAAGTACTACTTCAAACCGGGGAACATGGGCTGGCCCGTCTTCGACACCGCGGTCGGCAAGGTCGGCGTCTACATCTGCTACGACCGTCACTTCCCGGAGGGCTGGCGGCAGCTCGGCCTCAACGGCGCCCAGCTCGTCTACAACCCCTCCGCCACCTCGCGCGGTCTGTCCGCCTACCTCTGGCAGCTGGAGCAGCCCGCCGCGGCCGTCGCCAACGAGTACTTCATCGCCGCGATCAACCGCGTCGGCCAGGAGGAGTACGGCGACAACGACTTCTACGGGACGAGCTACTTCGTCGACCCGCGCGGGCAGTTCGTGGGCGAGGTCGCCAGCGACAAGTCCGAGGAACTCGTCGTCCGTGACCTCGACTTCGACGTCATCGACGAAGTGCGGCAGCAGTGGGCCTTCTACCGCGACCGCCGCCCCGACGCCTACGAAGGGCTGGTGCGGCCGTGA
- a CDS encoding helix-turn-helix domain-containing protein, whose protein sequence is MVRTPLTPEEHERGERLGQLLREARGSRTMADVAASAGLSAETLRKIETGRAPTPAFFTVAALARALGLSMDDIAGRCVLIGV, encoded by the coding sequence ATGGTGCGCACCCCGCTGACCCCCGAAGAACATGAACGCGGCGAGCGGCTCGGGCAGTTGCTGCGCGAGGCCCGTGGTAGTCGCACCATGGCCGACGTCGCCGCGAGTGCCGGCCTCTCGGCGGAGACCCTGCGCAAGATCGAGACCGGCCGCGCCCCGACCCCGGCCTTCTTCACCGTCGCGGCGCTGGCGCGCGCACTCGGACTGTCCATGGACGACATCGCCGGGCGGTGCGTACTGATCGGCGTATGA
- the map gene encoding type I methionyl aminopeptidase: protein MVELKTDTSIDAMHEAGQVVGRALTAVREAADVGVSLLELDEVARGVLREAGASSPFLGYRPSFAPTPFPAVICASVNEAIVHGIPDGYRLRDGDLVSVDFGAELGGWVGDSAISFIVGTPRAADVRLVETAERALAAGIAAAVVGNRIGDIAHAIGSVCRAAGYGIPDGFGGHGVGRRMHEDPPVPNEGRPGRGLPLRHGMVLAIEPMLIGGGTDGFHAAADGWTLRTDDGSRAAHAEHTVAITDAGPRILTARTKTHAA from the coding sequence ATGGTGGAACTCAAGACGGATACGTCGATCGACGCGATGCACGAGGCGGGCCAGGTCGTGGGGAGAGCTCTCACGGCGGTGCGGGAGGCCGCCGACGTGGGCGTCTCCCTGCTGGAGCTGGACGAGGTGGCACGCGGAGTACTGCGGGAGGCGGGGGCCTCGTCGCCCTTCCTCGGCTACCGGCCGTCGTTCGCGCCCACGCCCTTCCCGGCGGTCATCTGCGCCTCCGTCAACGAGGCGATCGTGCACGGCATCCCGGACGGGTACCGGCTGCGCGACGGCGACCTGGTCTCCGTCGACTTCGGGGCCGAACTGGGCGGCTGGGTCGGCGACTCGGCGATCAGCTTCATCGTGGGCACGCCCCGGGCCGCGGACGTACGGCTCGTGGAGACCGCCGAACGCGCGCTGGCCGCGGGCATCGCGGCGGCCGTCGTCGGCAACCGCATCGGGGACATCGCGCACGCGATCGGCTCGGTGTGCCGGGCGGCGGGGTACGGCATCCCGGACGGCTTCGGCGGTCACGGCGTGGGCCGCCGGATGCACGAGGACCCGCCGGTGCCGAACGAGGGCCGCCCCGGCCGCGGTCTGCCGCTGCGCCACGGCATGGTGCTGGCGATCGAGCCGATGCTGATCGGCGGCGGCACGGACGGTTTCCACGCGGCGGCGGACGGCTGGACCCTCCGTACCGACGACGGTTCACGCGCGGCCCACGCGGAGCACACGGTGGCGATCACCGACGCGGGACCCCGGATCCTGACAGCCCGCACAAAGACCCACGCCGCCTGA
- the ggt gene encoding gamma-glutamyltransferase, with the protein MRRPVARNLAVLAVSAAVVSVGAAAPPTAVTSVRKVPVAVGYGGAVSSVDADASAAGIEVLKKGGNAVDAAVATAAALGVTEPYSSGIGGGGYFVYYDAKSRTVRTIDGRETAPLSADSHLFEENGKALAFADAVTSGLSVGTPGSPATWQTALDKWGSKRLGTVLKPAERIARDGFTVDSTFRTQTASNEARFRYFPDTAKLFLPNGELPVVGSTFKNPDLARTYAELGTKGVDAVYRGDLGEDIVATVNKPPVEPSSGWNARPGRLSAKDLEAYRAKLQAPTKTSYRGLDVYSMAPSSSGGTTVGEALNILEKTDLSKADEVQYLHHYIEASRIAFADRGRWVGDPAFEDVPTKELLSQKYADSRACLISDDAVLTSPLAPGDPRSPAKACATGGTAAPTTYEGENTTHLTVADKWGNVVAYTLTIEQTGGSGITVPGRGFILNNELTDFSFTPANPAVHDPNLPGPGKRPRSSISPTIVLDRHDKPVVALGSPGGATIITTVLQTLTGFLDRGLPLVDAIAAPRASQRNAAQTELEPGLYDSTLRGKLEAIGHSFKLNPEIGAATGVQRLSNGKWLAAAEKVRRGGGSAMVVRPAS; encoded by the coding sequence ATGCGTCGGCCTGTGGCACGGAATCTGGCGGTGTTGGCGGTTTCGGCCGCGGTGGTGTCGGTGGGAGCGGCGGCTCCACCCACCGCGGTCACCTCGGTGCGGAAAGTTCCGGTCGCCGTCGGCTACGGCGGTGCCGTGTCGAGCGTCGACGCGGATGCCTCCGCCGCCGGCATCGAGGTGCTGAAGAAGGGCGGCAACGCGGTGGACGCGGCCGTCGCCACCGCCGCGGCGCTCGGCGTCACCGAGCCGTACTCGTCGGGCATCGGCGGGGGCGGCTACTTCGTCTACTACGACGCCAAGTCCCGTACGGTGCGCACCATCGACGGCCGGGAGACCGCGCCGCTGTCCGCCGACTCCCACCTGTTCGAGGAGAACGGCAAGGCGCTCGCCTTCGCCGACGCCGTCACCAGCGGCCTGAGCGTGGGCACGCCCGGCTCGCCCGCCACCTGGCAGACCGCCCTCGACAAGTGGGGCAGCAAGCGGCTCGGCACGGTGCTGAAGCCGGCGGAGCGGATCGCGCGCGACGGCTTCACGGTCGACAGCACCTTCCGCACCCAGACCGCCTCCAACGAGGCCCGGTTCCGCTACTTCCCGGACACGGCGAAGCTGTTCCTGCCGAACGGTGAGCTGCCGGTGGTCGGTTCCACCTTCAAGAACCCCGATCTCGCCCGCACCTACGCCGAGCTGGGCACCAAGGGCGTCGACGCGGTCTACCGCGGCGATCTCGGCGAGGACATCGTCGCCACCGTGAACAAGCCGCCCGTGGAGCCAAGTTCGGGCTGGAACGCCCGGCCCGGCCGACTCTCGGCCAAAGACCTCGAGGCCTACCGCGCGAAGCTCCAGGCGCCCACGAAGACCTCGTACCGGGGCCTCGACGTCTACTCCATGGCCCCCTCCTCCTCGGGCGGCACGACGGTCGGCGAGGCGCTCAACATCCTGGAGAAGACCGACCTGTCGAAGGCCGACGAGGTGCAGTACCTGCACCACTACATCGAGGCCAGCCGGATCGCGTTCGCGGACCGGGGGCGCTGGGTGGGCGACCCCGCCTTCGAGGACGTACCCACGAAGGAACTGCTGTCGCAGAAGTACGCCGACTCGCGCGCGTGCCTCATCAGCGACGACGCGGTGCTGACCAGCCCGCTGGCGCCGGGTGATCCGCGCAGTCCGGCGAAGGCCTGCGCCACCGGGGGCACGGCGGCTCCGACGACGTACGAGGGCGAGAACACCACGCACCTCACGGTGGCCGACAAGTGGGGCAACGTCGTCGCCTACACGCTCACCATCGAGCAGACCGGCGGCAGCGGCATCACGGTCCCCGGCCGCGGCTTCATCCTGAACAACGAACTGACGGACTTCTCCTTCACCCCGGCGAACCCGGCCGTGCACGACCCGAACCTGCCCGGCCCCGGCAAGCGCCCGCGCTCGTCGATCTCGCCGACGATCGTGCTCGACCGGCACGACAAGCCGGTCGTCGCGCTCGGTTCGCCGGGCGGCGCGACCATCATCACGACCGTGCTGCAGACCCTGACCGGGTTCCTCGACCGCGGGCTGCCGCTGGTCGACGCGATCGCCGCGCCGCGCGCCAGCCAGCGCAACGCGGCCCAGACGGAGCTCGAACCGGGCCTGTACGACAGCACGCTCAGGGGCAAGCTGGAAGCCATCGGGCACTCCTTCAAGCTGAACCCGGAGATCGGCGCGGCGACGGGCGTGCAGCGCCTGTCGAACGGCAAGTGGCTGGCCGCGGCGGAGAAGGTGCGCCGGGGCGGCGGGTCGGCGATGGTGGTGCGGCCGGCGTCGTAG